The proteins below are encoded in one region of Nocardioides marmorisolisilvae:
- the fdxA gene encoding ferredoxin gives MTYVIGQPCVDVMDRACVDECPVDCIYEGGRSLYIHPDECVDCGACEPVCPVEAIYYEDDLPAELAPYLADNDLFFSATLDGRDAPLGSPGGATKLGPLGVDTPLVAGLPPQAS, from the coding sequence GTGACGTACGTGATCGGCCAGCCCTGTGTCGACGTGATGGACCGTGCCTGTGTGGACGAGTGCCCGGTCGACTGCATCTATGAGGGCGGCCGCAGCCTCTACATCCACCCCGACGAGTGTGTCGACTGCGGCGCGTGCGAGCCGGTGTGCCCGGTCGAGGCGATCTACTACGAGGACGACCTGCCCGCCGAGCTGGCGCCGTACCTCGCCGACAACGATCTGTTCTTCAGCGCCACTCTCGATGGCCGGGACGCTCCGCTGGGATCCCCGGGCGGCGCGACCAAGCTCGGCCCGCTCGGCGTCGACACCCCGCTGGTGGCCGGGTTGCCGCCGCAGGCGTCATGA
- a CDS encoding hemerythrin domain-containing protein, giving the protein MAEPSTHQPDIGVPGPGALRAALEREHRAIDGGVEDFLAGAGGLDQAERRLREALTALRRHIYLEEEFLFPPMRSSGLLAPVFVMLSEHRDLWRTMDLLEAQLDGAGLDGAGLDGAQLDGVVDASRQTAATLLAQLDRHNTKEEPIIYGAADTTLTEDARAELADFISHEQLPAGWTCQGA; this is encoded by the coding sequence GTGGCCGAACCATCCACTCACCAACCGGACATTGGCGTCCCAGGACCCGGCGCGCTCCGGGCCGCGCTGGAGCGCGAGCACCGCGCCATCGACGGCGGCGTCGAGGACTTCCTCGCCGGTGCCGGTGGCCTCGATCAGGCCGAGCGGCGGCTCCGCGAGGCGCTCACCGCGCTGCGCCGCCACATCTACCTCGAGGAGGAGTTCCTCTTCCCCCCGATGCGCAGCTCGGGACTGCTCGCACCGGTCTTCGTGATGCTCTCCGAGCATCGTGACCTCTGGCGGACGATGGACCTTCTCGAGGCCCAGCTCGACGGGGCGGGGCTCGACGGGGCGGGGCTCGACGGGGCCCAGCTCGACGGCGTCGTGGACGCGTCGAGGCAGACCGCGGCGACCCTGCTGGCCCAGCTCGACCGGCACAACACCAAGGAGGAGCCGATCATCTACGGCGCCGCCGACACGACGCTCACCGAGGACGCCCGCGCCGAGCTGGCCGACTTCATCTCCCACGAGCAGCTGCCCGCCGGGTGGACCTGCCAGGGCGCGTAG
- a CDS encoding TM0106 family RecB-like putative nuclease gives MTGGPATNGATVLLGAYDAKRCARRVHNEWDPTVPKGEWVLPAPIQLRVEAGLVHEQDVLGRLRAALGPDRYVDVSAADGRTAAVEATVAAMRSGAEVVIGGWLPDDVDGGRKGRPDLLVRVGAGYVPGEVKAHLMTRAARKGALTWSGPAAPAVTGVLAGRAMRVSQRADDFLQLAHYWRMLQACGHAADSACGFVIGTDALPEIDPSGMVLVWHDLDRPAFTTYSRSRGSARRSALERYDHEHDFRVRVAGVAAARTGGADDPEPLVVPVFTDECTSCPWLDLCLTDAPDAASAQITSGTLSRREWLVLDRLGHASLASLASLDPTDEAFLADYLPEVTHLPDAPDRLAGVVRRARMIRDGVEMERIGTGPIPVPRAEVEVDFDLEWGVDQRVYLWGALVHHGGSSQYRPIVSWEVVDEAGERALAGQFVAWLRELLAEARSRGERVLVYHYSPVEATQLKRVLGTTAVADLLPLFVDLHKLVSAHYFGAHGLGIKRVAPAFGFHWRDDDPGGLQSQLWLEEARADGADGARARRRLLDYNEDDVRATAAVRTGLSQSPSTHR, from the coding sequence GTGACGGGAGGACCGGCGACCAACGGTGCGACAGTGCTACTGGGCGCATACGACGCCAAGCGGTGCGCCCGCCGGGTGCACAACGAGTGGGACCCGACCGTCCCGAAGGGCGAGTGGGTGCTGCCGGCACCGATCCAGCTCCGGGTGGAGGCCGGTCTGGTGCACGAGCAGGACGTGCTCGGGCGGCTGCGTGCGGCCCTCGGACCTGACCGCTACGTCGATGTCTCCGCGGCGGACGGTCGGACGGCGGCGGTCGAGGCGACCGTGGCTGCGATGCGCTCGGGCGCCGAGGTCGTGATCGGCGGCTGGCTGCCCGACGACGTCGACGGTGGCCGGAAGGGGCGGCCCGACCTCCTGGTCCGGGTCGGCGCCGGCTACGTCCCCGGTGAGGTCAAGGCCCACCTGATGACCCGCGCCGCCCGGAAGGGGGCGTTGACCTGGTCCGGCCCGGCCGCGCCGGCCGTGACTGGCGTGCTCGCCGGCCGGGCGATGCGGGTCAGTCAGCGCGCGGACGACTTCTTGCAGCTGGCCCACTACTGGCGGATGCTGCAGGCCTGCGGTCACGCAGCCGACTCCGCATGCGGGTTCGTGATCGGCACCGACGCTCTGCCCGAGATCGATCCCTCGGGCATGGTGCTGGTATGGCACGACCTGGATCGGCCGGCCTTCACGACGTACTCCCGTAGCCGTGGCTCGGCGCGTCGCAGTGCGCTCGAACGGTACGACCACGAGCACGACTTCCGGGTGCGGGTGGCCGGGGTCGCCGCGGCGCGCACGGGCGGGGCCGATGACCCGGAGCCGCTGGTGGTCCCGGTGTTCACCGACGAGTGCACCAGCTGCCCGTGGCTTGACCTCTGCCTGACCGATGCCCCTGACGCGGCCAGTGCACAGATCACCAGCGGGACGCTGTCGCGCCGAGAATGGCTGGTCCTGGACCGGCTCGGGCACGCGTCCTTGGCGTCGCTGGCGTCCCTCGACCCGACGGACGAGGCGTTCCTCGCCGACTACCTGCCCGAGGTCACGCACCTGCCGGACGCGCCCGACCGGCTCGCCGGGGTGGTGAGGCGGGCCCGGATGATCCGTGACGGGGTCGAGATGGAGAGGATCGGCACCGGCCCGATCCCGGTGCCGCGGGCCGAGGTCGAGGTGGACTTCGACCTCGAGTGGGGTGTCGACCAACGGGTCTATCTCTGGGGTGCGCTGGTGCACCATGGCGGCTCGTCGCAGTACCGGCCGATCGTGTCCTGGGAGGTCGTCGACGAGGCCGGCGAGCGTGCCCTCGCCGGCCAGTTCGTCGCCTGGCTGCGCGAGCTGCTCGCCGAGGCGCGGTCCCGCGGGGAGCGGGTGCTGGTCTACCACTACTCCCCGGTGGAGGCGACCCAGCTCAAGCGAGTTCTCGGTACGACGGCCGTGGCCGACCTGCTACCGCTGTTCGTCGACCTGCACAAGCTGGTCTCGGCGCACTACTTCGGCGCGCACGGGCTCGGCATCAAGCGGGTCGCTCCCGCGTTCGGCTTCCACTGGCGCGACGACGATCCGGGCGGCCTGCAGTCGCAGCTCTGGCTGGAGGAGGCGCGCGCGGACGGGGCGGACGGCGCCCGGGCCCGGCGTCGACTGCTCGACTACAACGAGGACGACGTCCGCGCCACCGCTGCGGTGCGGACGGGGCTCAGCCAATCACCGAGCACCCACCGCTGA
- a CDS encoding DEAD/DEAH box helicase encodes MLDIPESALDKEFGRETVRRAQAYVAQGRVLGFDVATTRGGDVELIGSVRGTRPEPYRVTVRAATMRHGTEIWSVCDCPVGLGCKHGVALILGARRDLALLEGGPDPDRWAGELEDALLELEARSSAEGTGAVPLALQVDLKVARYRWSDHPVRTIRLRPLQRGKLGRWIKTGADWHQVNGLRYGGAHDPMQVEILAELATVLGPAYGGPADLARVGPALWPMLTRVCAAGIELVPGEGIAEVELLEEPVAVTADLRSTETGLSVRLGVGVGDRSWSADAIEPIGNPAHGVALLTAAGGGRAAPSMLTLAPLVRLLPERVQALLRRTEPLVVPDEARQRFEDAFLPRLRRQLATTSTDGSVPLPEEPEPRLVLELEWLSPGQAAASFGWSYPVAGAESRYALDSGAGMLDVRRTDAEDSHLSRLTLDDAARDLLCDAGGRLRGEHRWTGADLLRFVDDVLPGLRADDAIDVEETGTQPDYRPAVGAPEISFSLAGPEAGPDGQEADRRTDWLDLEVMIRVDGEQVPLASVLTALTRRAERIFLPSGLHVRADHPAFDRLAELVAAAGELADQPSERLRVGSHDLGAWAELDELGVVDEQAAAWVASARALQSAERLPEVATTGLTCTLRSYQYDGFRWLAFLWQAGLGGILADDMGLGKTLQALALVAHARAKGAAPFLVVAPTSVVTAWRAEAAQHAPDLVVRTVEGTGARRAESVAELAEGADLVLTSYTLLRLEAEAYAGLAWGGLVLDEAQQIKNHQAKTYRAVRGIDAPFRVALTGTPFENRLMELWALLSVVAPGLYPSPQRFRDLVVRPVEAGDAAALDRFRRRIRPFLLRRTKDLVAADMPPKQEQLLEVTLGPRHRRIYDTHLQRERQTVLGLVEEFDRHRIAIFRSLTRLRQLSLDAALLDPAHDKVASAKVDLLVEHLTELAAEGHRALVFSQFTSFLKRVRERLDREGIETCYLDGRTRDRQRVIEGFRTGAAPAFLISLKAGGVGLTLTEADYVYVLDPWWNPAVEAQAVDRTHRIGQQRPVMVYRLVATDTIEEKVVALKERKAALFARVLDGGGAGDGAIDADDVRALFDAPGDRVGGDP; translated from the coding sequence ATGCTCGACATCCCGGAGTCGGCTCTGGACAAGGAGTTCGGTCGCGAGACCGTTCGGCGTGCGCAGGCGTACGTCGCCCAGGGGCGCGTGCTGGGCTTCGACGTCGCCACCACCCGCGGCGGGGACGTCGAGCTGATCGGCAGTGTCCGGGGCACCCGGCCGGAGCCGTACCGCGTCACGGTCCGGGCGGCGACGATGCGGCACGGCACCGAGATCTGGTCGGTCTGCGACTGCCCGGTGGGGCTGGGCTGCAAGCACGGCGTCGCGCTGATCCTGGGGGCCCGCCGGGACCTCGCCCTCCTGGAGGGTGGACCCGATCCCGACCGGTGGGCGGGCGAGCTGGAGGACGCCCTTCTCGAGCTCGAGGCTCGCAGCTCGGCCGAGGGCACCGGGGCCGTCCCGCTCGCGCTCCAGGTGGACCTCAAGGTCGCGCGCTACCGCTGGAGCGACCACCCGGTGCGCACCATCCGGCTCCGCCCGCTGCAGCGCGGCAAGCTGGGTCGCTGGATCAAGACCGGCGCCGACTGGCATCAGGTCAACGGCCTGCGCTACGGCGGCGCGCACGACCCGATGCAGGTCGAGATCCTCGCGGAGCTGGCCACCGTGCTGGGGCCGGCGTACGGCGGTCCGGCGGATCTCGCCCGGGTCGGGCCCGCGCTGTGGCCGATGCTGACGCGGGTGTGTGCTGCCGGGATCGAGCTCGTCCCCGGCGAGGGGATCGCCGAGGTCGAGCTCCTCGAGGAGCCGGTCGCGGTGACCGCCGACCTGCGCTCGACCGAGACCGGACTGTCGGTGCGTCTCGGCGTCGGCGTCGGTGACCGGTCGTGGAGTGCCGACGCGATCGAGCCGATCGGCAACCCCGCCCACGGGGTCGCACTGCTCACCGCGGCGGGCGGCGGCCGAGCCGCGCCCTCGATGCTGACCCTCGCGCCGCTGGTGCGGCTGCTGCCCGAGAGGGTGCAGGCGCTGCTGCGTCGGACCGAGCCGCTGGTGGTGCCGGACGAGGCGCGACAGCGGTTCGAGGACGCGTTCTTGCCGCGGCTGCGACGCCAGCTCGCGACCACGTCGACAGATGGCTCGGTGCCGCTCCCGGAGGAGCCGGAGCCGAGGCTGGTGCTCGAGCTGGAGTGGCTCTCGCCGGGGCAGGCGGCGGCCAGCTTCGGCTGGTCCTACCCGGTGGCCGGCGCGGAGAGCCGCTACGCGCTCGACTCCGGCGCCGGGATGCTCGACGTCCGCCGCACCGACGCCGAGGATTCACACCTCTCCCGGCTCACGCTGGACGACGCCGCGCGCGACCTGCTCTGCGACGCTGGAGGACGACTGCGGGGCGAGCATCGCTGGACCGGCGCCGACCTGCTCCGGTTCGTCGACGACGTGCTGCCCGGACTCCGCGCCGACGATGCCATCGACGTCGAGGAGACGGGCACCCAGCCCGACTACCGGCCCGCGGTCGGCGCACCGGAGATCAGCTTCAGCCTGGCCGGACCCGAGGCGGGCCCGGACGGGCAGGAGGCTGACCGCCGTACCGACTGGCTCGATCTCGAGGTGATGATCCGCGTCGACGGCGAGCAGGTGCCGCTGGCCAGCGTGCTCACCGCCTTGACCCGCCGGGCGGAGCGGATCTTCCTGCCCAGCGGGCTGCACGTTCGCGCCGACCATCCTGCGTTCGACCGGCTGGCCGAGCTCGTCGCCGCCGCCGGCGAGCTGGCCGACCAGCCGAGCGAGCGGCTGCGGGTGGGCAGCCACGACCTCGGTGCGTGGGCCGAGCTCGACGAGCTCGGGGTGGTCGACGAGCAGGCGGCCGCCTGGGTCGCCTCCGCCCGAGCGCTGCAGTCGGCTGAGCGGCTGCCCGAGGTCGCCACCACCGGTCTGACGTGCACCCTGCGCAGCTACCAGTACGACGGCTTCCGCTGGCTGGCGTTCCTGTGGCAGGCCGGCCTCGGCGGGATCCTCGCCGACGACATGGGCCTGGGCAAGACACTGCAGGCGCTCGCACTGGTGGCGCACGCCCGCGCCAAGGGGGCAGCACCGTTCCTGGTCGTCGCGCCCACCAGCGTGGTGACCGCGTGGCGCGCCGAGGCCGCTCAGCACGCCCCGGATCTGGTGGTCAGGACGGTCGAGGGGACCGGTGCGCGGCGCGCCGAGTCGGTGGCCGAGCTCGCCGAGGGTGCAGACCTGGTGCTGACGTCGTACACACTGCTGCGGCTGGAAGCCGAGGCGTACGCCGGACTCGCGTGGGGCGGCCTGGTCCTCGACGAGGCACAGCAGATCAAGAACCATCAGGCGAAGACCTACCGAGCCGTCCGCGGGATCGACGCGCCGTTCCGGGTAGCGCTCACCGGCACTCCGTTCGAGAACAGGCTGATGGAGCTGTGGGCGCTGCTGTCCGTGGTGGCGCCCGGGCTCTACCCGTCCCCGCAGCGGTTCCGCGACCTGGTGGTCCGGCCCGTGGAGGCCGGCGACGCGGCGGCACTGGACCGGTTCCGTCGCCGGATCCGGCCGTTCCTGCTGCGCCGCACCAAGGACCTGGTCGCCGCCGACATGCCGCCCAAGCAGGAACAGCTGCTGGAGGTCACCCTGGGGCCGCGGCACCGCCGGATCTATGACACCCACCTCCAGCGCGAGCGGCAGACCGTGCTCGGACTCGTCGAGGAGTTCGACCGGCACCGGATCGCGATCTTCCGTTCGCTGACCCGGCTGCGTCAGCTCAGCCTCGACGCCGCGCTGCTCGACCCGGCCCATGACAAGGTCGCCTCGGCCAAGGTGGACCTGCTCGTCGAGCACCTCACCGAGCTCGCGGCCGAAGGGCACCGGGCCCTGGTGTTCAGCCAGTTCACGTCGTTCCTCAAGCGGGTGCGCGAGCGGCTCGACCGTGAGGGCATCGAGACCTGCTACCTCGACGGCAGGACTCGGGACCGACAGCGGGTCATCGAGGGGTTCCGTACCGGCGCTGCGCCCGCCTTCCTGATCAGCCTCAAGGCCGGCGGTGTCGGGCTCACCCTCACCGAGGCCGACTACGTCTACGTGCTCGACCCATGGTGGAACCCCGCGGTCGAGGCGCAGGCGGTCGACCGCACCCACCGGATCGGCCAGCAGCGGCCGGTGATGGTCTACCGACTGGTGGCCACCGACACGATCGAGGAGAAGGTCGTCGCGCTCAAGGAGCGCAAGGCGGCGCTGTTCGCCCGGGTCCTCGACGGCGGCGGCGCGGGCGACGGAGCCATCGACGCCGACGACGTCCGGGCGCTGTTCGACGCCCCCGGCGACCGCGTAGGAGGTGACCCGTGA
- a CDS encoding HD domain-containing protein gives MPSPSITHLAWPLLDRLALRDRLVSAYATDRGYHDLRHLAEVLARLDELGVRSGADPQRDDLVVLLAAWFHDAVYAGAADDEERSARLAEETLADVGPPVTGDDVEEVARLVRLTAGHDPAPGDRNGELLCDADLAILAATPDRYAEYVADVRRDFADIDDTAFRAGRAAVLSELAGRTTIFRTAHARRHWEQRAQTNLAAELSSLGGQL, from the coding sequence GTGCCGTCCCCGAGCATCACCCACCTGGCCTGGCCGCTGCTGGATCGGCTCGCGCTGCGCGACCGACTCGTGTCGGCCTACGCCACCGACCGTGGCTACCACGACCTGCGCCACCTCGCCGAGGTGCTGGCCCGGCTCGACGAGCTCGGCGTCCGCTCGGGGGCGGACCCGCAGCGCGACGACCTCGTCGTCCTGCTCGCTGCCTGGTTCCACGACGCCGTCTACGCCGGGGCGGCAGACGACGAGGAGCGTTCCGCACGGCTCGCCGAGGAGACCCTCGCCGACGTCGGGCCACCGGTCACCGGGGACGACGTCGAGGAGGTGGCTCGGCTCGTCCGCCTCACCGCCGGCCACGACCCGGCTCCCGGCGACCGCAACGGCGAGCTGCTCTGCGACGCCGACCTGGCGATCCTGGCGGCCACCCCGGACCGGTACGCCGAGTACGTCGCCGACGTCCGCCGTGACTTCGCCGACATCGACGACACCGCCTTCCGAGCCGGTCGTGCCGCGGTGCTGTCCGAGCTGGCCGGACGAACCACGATCTTCCGTACCGCCCACGCGCGACGGCATTGGGAGCAGCGAGCGCAGACGAACCTCGCCGCCGAGCTGTCCTCGCTGGGCGGGCAGCTCTGA
- a CDS encoding DUF4031 domain-containing protein: MTILIDPPSVPWRGRLWSHLASDTSYDELHAFAGALGLPACGFDRDHYDLPSEHYQAALDAGARPVRSRELVRRLDAAGLRRRKQPPV; the protein is encoded by the coding sequence GTGACCATCCTCATCGACCCGCCGTCGGTTCCGTGGCGCGGCCGGCTGTGGTCGCATCTGGCCTCGGACACGTCGTACGACGAGCTGCACGCGTTCGCGGGCGCGCTCGGACTGCCTGCGTGCGGCTTCGACCGGGACCACTACGACCTGCCGTCGGAGCACTATCAGGCGGCCCTCGACGCCGGTGCCCGCCCGGTGCGGAGTCGAGAGCTGGTCCGCCGGCTCGACGCTGCCGGCCTGCGTCGACGCAAGCAGCCGCCCGTCTGA
- a CDS encoding sensor histidine kinase, producing MAADGAGPMPRAGRAGKVGLRPIIPPSPIGAAWRQFWRVPAIERAYILAVIVAALALPFVVHGPVHASRPAWMTALALVIVSVLNVEFSRILAGGLSRTQQPHKALSAWAFATALLLPSPWLLLIVVVTYLHAGWRGLRIPLWKWVGSAGFLVLSGLAAVAVRAAVVGTQANWMAGDGGRGLVGVVAAAGAFLATETVLFTGTALLNDAADEVWLRATLRTWSFYGTEAAVLLIGGLLAAVWTGGAWFSLLLVPIYGLAQRAALHEPLRERAAAAARLAEKNDELELANQFKIDVIGMLGHEIGNPMTAIQGYAEVGADSLDGLAGDEVEVARNALAVVERNALQIRAVLHDILTMVSSDRGALTAVPQPCRLAPRLHAAVASVPEESRPPIACAETLTAVVQPGHLDQILANLVNNAEKYAGGATGLSASATSDGLVQIIVEDAGPGVHGAFREHLFQRFARDADTAQRVMGTGLGLFITRELARANGGDVGYRDVEPTGSAFVVTLPEASQTA from the coding sequence ATGGCTGCTGACGGCGCGGGTCCGATGCCGCGGGCCGGGAGGGCCGGGAAGGTCGGGCTGCGGCCGATCATTCCGCCCTCGCCGATCGGTGCTGCGTGGCGGCAGTTCTGGCGGGTGCCTGCCATCGAGCGGGCCTACATCCTGGCCGTGATCGTTGCGGCCCTCGCGCTGCCCTTCGTGGTGCATGGCCCGGTGCACGCCAGCCGGCCTGCATGGATGACAGCGCTCGCGCTGGTGATCGTGTCGGTGCTCAACGTCGAATTCAGCCGGATCCTCGCAGGCGGTCTTTCCCGCACCCAGCAGCCGCACAAGGCGCTGTCGGCCTGGGCGTTCGCCACCGCGCTGTTGCTCCCGTCGCCGTGGCTGCTGCTCATCGTCGTGGTCACCTACCTGCACGCCGGCTGGCGCGGTCTGCGCATCCCGCTGTGGAAATGGGTCGGGTCGGCCGGGTTCCTGGTCCTGAGCGGACTCGCAGCCGTGGCGGTACGCGCCGCCGTCGTCGGCACCCAGGCGAACTGGATGGCCGGTGACGGAGGCCGCGGACTGGTCGGCGTCGTGGCCGCCGCAGGTGCCTTCCTCGCCACCGAGACCGTGCTGTTCACCGGAACGGCGCTGCTCAACGACGCCGCCGACGAGGTCTGGCTGCGGGCCACGTTGCGGACCTGGTCGTTCTACGGCACCGAGGCAGCGGTCCTGCTGATCGGAGGCCTGTTGGCGGCGGTGTGGACCGGCGGTGCATGGTTCTCGCTGCTGCTGGTGCCGATCTATGGCCTGGCCCAGCGCGCCGCCCTGCACGAACCACTGCGGGAGCGCGCCGCCGCCGCGGCCAGGCTCGCCGAGAAGAACGACGAGCTCGAGCTGGCGAACCAGTTCAAGATCGACGTGATCGGGATGCTCGGACACGAGATCGGCAATCCGATGACCGCGATCCAGGGGTACGCCGAGGTCGGCGCGGACTCCCTCGACGGGCTGGCAGGCGACGAGGTCGAGGTGGCACGCAACGCCCTGGCAGTCGTCGAGCGCAACGCGCTGCAGATCAGGGCCGTCCTGCACGACATCCTCACCATGGTGAGCAGCGACCGCGGCGCACTCACCGCCGTACCGCAGCCGTGCCGGCTCGCTCCGCGGCTGCACGCGGCTGTCGCGTCCGTGCCCGAGGAGTCCCGGCCGCCGATCGCGTGCGCGGAGACGCTCACCGCGGTGGTGCAGCCCGGCCACCTCGACCAGATCCTGGCCAACCTGGTGAACAACGCCGAGAAGTACGCCGGCGGCGCGACCGGGCTGTCCGCCTCGGCGACCAGCGACGGCCTGGTGCAGATCATCGTGGAGGACGCCGGCCCGGGCGTGCACGGTGCCTTCCGGGAGCACCTCTTCCAGCGGTTCGCCCGGGACGCCGACACCGCCCAGCGGGTGATGGGCACCGGGCTCGGGCTGTTCATCACCCGAGAGCTGGCTCGTGCGAACGGCGGCGACGTCGGCTATCGCGACGTGGAGCCGACAGGCTCGGCCTTCGTGGTCACCCTCCCCGAGGCCTCCCAGACCGCCTGA
- a CDS encoding NUDIX domain-containing protein, with protein sequence MRQRRLVVGGIIVDDLSAPTSVLGARRSAPEELRGLWEFPGGKVEEDESARHALARELREELAVSVTVGAELRHPDGAWPISDTHELRLFWVEVSDGVPVAGVAHDELRRLDSATLTSVPWLPADAAAVDAVADVLRGGARNLID encoded by the coding sequence GTGAGACAACGCAGGCTGGTCGTGGGCGGCATCATCGTGGACGACCTGAGCGCGCCGACCTCGGTCCTGGGCGCGAGACGCTCCGCGCCCGAGGAGCTCCGCGGGCTGTGGGAGTTTCCCGGCGGCAAGGTCGAGGAGGACGAGTCCGCTCGACACGCGCTTGCCCGTGAGCTCCGCGAGGAGCTCGCGGTCTCGGTGACCGTCGGCGCGGAGCTCCGGCACCCCGACGGCGCCTGGCCGATCTCGGACACCCACGAGCTGCGGCTGTTCTGGGTCGAGGTCAGTGACGGCGTACCCGTAGCGGGCGTCGCGCACGACGAGCTGCGCAGGTTGGACTCCGCCACCTTGACGTCGGTGCCGTGGCTGCCCGCCGACGCGGCCGCGGTGGATGCGGTCGCCGATGTCCTGCGGGGCGGAGCACGGAACCTCATCGACTGA